The sequence below is a genomic window from Acidobacteriota bacterium.
ATCTTCTTCTCATAAAGGAGGATGTAGGGATTCTCTAAAACACATTCCATCCGCTCGGCATCGGTCACGAAATAGGGAGAGAGATAACCGCGATCAAACTGCATACCCTCAACTACCTCGAGGGAGGTCTCGATGCCCTTGGCCTCCTCTACCGTAATGACACCGTCCTTGCCCACCTTTTCCATCGCCTGAGCGATTATCTCTCCGATGCTCCGGTCATTGTTAGCTGCTACCGTACCCACCTGAGCAATGGCGTCTCCCTTCACTTCCTTCGCCATCTCCTTGAGTTTCTTGATTACCGTATCCACCGCTTTGTCGATGCCCCGCTTGAGAGCCATTGGGTTGGCGCCAGCAGTCACATTTTTATATCCCTCTTTGAAGATCGCCTGGGCGAGTACCGTAGCGGTAGTGGTCCCATCACCTGCCACATCAGAGGTCTTGCTCGCCACCTCGCGAACCAGCTGAGCCCCAATGTTCTCCACTGGATCCTCGAGCTCTATCTCCTTAGCCACAGTAACCCCGTCCTTAGTTATCGTAGGAGAACCGAACTTCTTCTCCAAGACCACATTACGCCCCTTAGGACCAAGGGTCACCTTGACTGTATTTGCTAATTTATCGATGCCATCCATAATAGCGCGCCGGGCATCCTCGCCAAAGGTGAGCTTCTTAGCCATTCTTTCCCCTCCTTACGAATAATTTTTATTCTATAACACCGAGGATCTCATCCTCGCGGACGATGAGATATTCCTCATCATCGATCTTGATCTCGGTACCGGAATACTTCCCCACCAACACCTTATCGCCTACCTTAACATCGACGGGACGAACCTTACCATCATCGAGAACCCGCCCTTCGCCAACCGCTATCACCTCTCCTTCCATCGGTTTCTCTTTGGCAGTATCGGGAATGATTATTCCGCCCCGTACCTCTTCTTTCTTCTCCAATCTTTTTATCAGGACTCTGTCGTGAAGTGGCTTGATCTTCATTTAGCTACCTCCTTTCTAACCTATTGATTAATCAAGAGAAAAGACACCAAAACCACATTAATTATTAGCACTCATTCCTTCCGAGTGCTAATAATAATTCCCGACTCACCAATTGTCAAGGGGGATTTAAATCAAATTTGGAAAAAATACATATTAAAAATGCCATCGATCCAACCCAAGATATCAATTAAAGGGTGCTTTCCACTAACCTCTATGATATAATCCCTCTCCGATGAGGCTGGTAGACTGGCTAAAAGAAAAATTTGGTCTGTCGCAAACAGGAAGCATTTTCCTTATTCTCCTCGTCCTCTCTATAACCTCAGGTGCAATAGGAGGATATATCCTCGCCCATTACACCAATGTGGAGCGAATAACCGCCCTCGAGAACTACCGTCCCAGTGTCATCACCATTATCTACGATTCCAAGGACAACCCCATCTCCCAATTTGCTCTCGAAAAAAGGATCGTCATCCCCTTCTCTGAGATACCGAAGAACTTCATAAACGCGGTCATTGCCGCTGAAGACGACTCCTTCTACCACCACATAGGAATAGACCCAGTGAGTATCCTTCGAGCGATCTACAAGGACATAATCCATTTAAGAAAAGTCCAAGGAGCAAGCACCATCACCCAGCAGTTGGCGCGCAATCTCTTCCTCACCCCCAAAAAGACATTTACCAGAAAGATAAAGGAAGCCCTCTACGCCATTCAGATCGAGAACCATTACACCAAGAGAAAGATCCTTGAGCTCTACTGCAATCAGGTCTACCTGGGATACAACCGTTTTGGGATAGAGGCGGCTGCCAGATACTATTTTGGGAAAAAGGCGAAAGACCTTACCTTGGCAGAATGCGCTGCCATCGCCGGATTAATTAAGGCACCTGCTATCTATTCCCCATTCAGGTACCCGAGCAGGGCGGTGAAAAGAAGGAATATGGTGCTTGATCTAATGGTGAAGGAGGGGTTCATCACTAAGGCACAAGCGGACAAGGCAAAGAAGGAGCCCCTTATCTTAAGGAAACGGGGCGCGGAAGAGGGAAGTGTCGCCCCTTACTTCGTTGAGGAAGTGAGGAAGTTCTTAGAAAAAAGGTTCGGAAGAAAGGCAACATATCGGGGGGGGTTGAGGGTTTACACCACCCTAGACAGCAAACTACAGCGGATAGCCAATAAGGCAGTGGAGGACGGTGTCCGAGCTCTCGACAAACGAGAGGGATTTCGGGGGGGATACCGGAATATCATCAAGGAAGGGCTCTCACCAAAGGAGTTTTGGCTTAAGGAATGGAACCGCCCATTGGTGAAAGGAAGGATCGTAAGGGGGTTAATACTCTCGGTAAAAGCCAATAAGGCACTAGTGAAGATAGGGCGGGATGAATTCCCCATAGGGAGATATGAGGTAGTCTGGACCCATCACTCCGATCTCAGAAAACTGTTTAAACCTGGCGATCTCGTTCCCTTCCGAATAGAGGATGTATCCGCTAAAGGGAAGATTCGCCTTTCCTTGGAGCAGGACCCGTTGGTAAATGGAGCCTTGGTGGCAATAGAGGTTGGTACAGGAAGGATAAGGGCGATGGTGGGGGGAATAGATTTTGAGAAGAGCAAGTTTAACCGGGCGACCCAGGGGAAAAGGCAAACCGGTTCCGCATTTAAACCGTTTGTTTATGCAGCTGCTCTCGACTCTGGACTCACCGCAAGCACTACGGTATTCGATGAGCCAGCCACCTTCTACGATCCTTATACCAATGAACCATATGAGCCCTCGAATTATCACAATCGCTACTTCGGCGTAGTCACCCTTAGAGAAGCTCTGGAGAAATCGCTCAATGTGGCGACGATAAAGATAGAGTTGAAAGTGGGGGTGGATAAGGTGGTTAAATATGCCAAACGGTGCGGTATCACAGAGAATATCCAACCCTTTCTCTCAATAGGCTTGGGAAGCTTCGAAGTCACCCCCTTGGAGATGACCGCTGCCTATTCCGTTTTTCCCAATCAAGGGGTGTGGGTAGAGCCATACTTTATCGAAAAGATCACCGATACCGAGGGAAACATCCTCTATACCCATACTCCTAAAACAAAACAAGCCCTCTCTGCGGATACTGCCTTCCTCACCCATAAACTCCTCGAGGGGGTGGTTCTAAGAGGAACAGCTGCGGCAGCTGCTTCTCTCGGTCTGCCCTTAGCTGGAAAAACAGGAACTACTAACGATTATACCGACGCCTGGTTCATCGGATATTCCCCAAACCTCGTCTGTGGGGTCTGGGTAGGCTTCGACGAAAAGAAAACCTTAGGACCTAATGAAAGCGGAGCTCGAGCTGCTCTTCCCATATGGATGGAATTTATGAAAAACGCCTTGGTAGGAAAACCGATAGGCAATTTCAGCATTCCCCCGGGGATCGTATTCCGACGGATCGATCGAAGAACGGGTCTTCTTGCCACCCCGCTCTGTCCTCCTCAGGACATCATCCTCGAAGCCTACCGCGAGGGAACGGAACCCGTAAAATTCTGCGGTGAGGAATATCATAGGAATCTCAAACTTCCTTACTACCTCCAGGAGAAATTGGTCGATATCTATTAGCTCCTTTTCCTTGCCAAAAGCCTGAGATAACTCTGAATGAAGGGATCAATATCGCCATCAAGCACCCGGGTAGCATCACCTATCTCAAGACCGGTGCGATGGTCCTTTATCATCTGGTAGGGATGAAGGACATAGGAACGGATCTGACTCCCAAAGGAGATATCCTTCTTACCTTTTTCCAACTTCTCCTTCTCCTTCAATTTCTCTTGCCGTGCCCGTTCATAAAGTCTCGCTTTCAACACCTTCAAAGCGAAGGCTTTATTTTGATGCTGGGAGCGCTCATTTTGACATTGAACTACTATTCCTGTTGGAAGATGGGTGATCCTCACCGCAGAATCGGTGACATTTACATGTTGCCCCCCATGCCCACTTGCCCGGAAGGTCTCTATTTTTAAATCCTTTTCGTTTATTTCAATCTTTATCTCTTCATCGAGCTCGGGATATACGAATACCGAGGCAAAGGAAGTATGCCTCCGCCGAGAAGCATCAAAGGGAGAAATCCTCACCAATCGATGGACACCGGATTCCCCCTTTAGGTAACCATAGGCATAACGCCCTTTTATGCTCACGGTAGCGCTTTTTAAACCCGCTTCCTCACCGGGAAGGTAATCCATCACCTTTGCCTCGAACCCTCTCCGCTCCGCCCAGCGAAGGTACATCCGAAGAAGCATCGATGCCCAATCTTGGGACTCCGTGCCCCCTGCCCCAGGATGGATGGTTAGGATGGCGTTATTCTCATCGTTCTCCTCGTTCAGGATAAGATTTATCTCCGCTTGATTCAGTTCCTCTTCGAGCACCTTGAGACGCTCTTCGATATCCTCGGTCACCTCCTCTCCTTCATCTGCCAGCTCCAGCATAACCTCTATCTCACCAATCAGATCATTCAGCTTGCGAGCAACATCCAACCTTTCCTCAAGCTGCTTCTTCTCCTTCAAGAGCCGCACCGCCTCCTCTTTATTATTCCATATCTCTCTGACGAGCAACTTGTCCTGAAGGGCGTTTATCCTTCTTCCAAGCTCATCTTGGTCAAAGATAGCCTCCAAGTTCCTCTGTCTTCCTCTTAAGCTCAGCGAATCTTTGTTTTAGATCATCGATAAGCACTTTTATCCTCCTTTCTCTTCAAGGAATAGATGAGAACAAATATCACCATAAAAAGAGAACAAAGGGGAAGAATATCCCCATATCTAACATAGAATGTGGTATATGTTGAAGGGGCTATTTCACCTATAACCAACGCCTTTTTGAAGATGGGGGTCTGCTTTATGATCCTCCCATAAGGATCTATTATCCCACTTATCCCTGTATTGGCTGCCCGAGCAACAAAACGACGGCACTCAACCGCCCGAAAAACAGCGGTAATGAAGTGCTGATAAGGTGCTGAAGTCCTCCCAAACCAGGCATCATTAGTTATGGTAACGATGAACTCCGCTCCCTCCTTCACAAAGGAGCGGACCAGATTGGGAAATATGATCTCAAAACAGATGGGAACGGCAAAACGATGCCCCTTAACCTCGAGAAGGGTCAACCTCTCTCCCGGAGAGAAATCGGAAACCTCAGCGGTGAGCTTACCCGCAAAGAAAAAGAGCCTTTTCTTAGGCACATATTCCCCAAAGGGAACGAGATGCACCTTATCGTATCTTCCCACCACCTCTCCTTCGGGGTTGATCAAAAAGGCGGAATTATAATATCTCTTCTTCCCCTCCTTTTCCCTCACATCAACGCTCCCGAAGAGGAAAAATGCATTGTAACGCCTCGCTTCATCCCGCATAAGCCGATTGAACACCGGAGAGGTGCTAAAGTTCAAGGGGATATTGGACTCGGGCCAGATGATAAACTCACTACCAAAACGAGCGGCACGGGCAGTAAGAGCAAGGTGAACCCGGGCAAGCTCCTCAACATAGGCTCCGCTCAGGAGTTTATCCTGTTCCGCATTTCCCTGAACTAAAGCGATCCTTATCCTCTCAGGAGAAGCAAAAACCGTCTTCAACCTGACAGCCCCATAGATAAGGACAATAATAATAAGAATAGCCGTCCCAACCAAAAGGGCGAAATATCTCTTACTCCTAAACCTTCTCAGAAGGGAAAGGGATAGTACTCCGTTGACCAATACAATAAGGAAAGAAACCCCATATGCGCCGAAGATATCTGAAATCTGTATCAGATGGAGAAAACGATACTGAGAATGGGCGAGCAATATCCAGGGAAAACCGGTTACGATGTAATTCCGCAGATATTCAAATCCTACCCAAACAAAGGGAGCGATCAGAAACACCCACTCTCCCAACCTTCTCCCGATAAAGGAAAAGATAAGGGCAAAAAATGCCCAATAAGCGGCGAGATAGAGAACGAGGATCAACATTATCAAAATACCCACGCTCTGGGGAAGTCTTCCATAATGGGTCATAACCGGAGCAAGCCAATAAACGCTAAGAAGATAGCTCACCCCTCCTCCGGCTAAAGCAGCAAAGAAAGCCCGTTTCGGAGGGGTAAACCAACCCATAACGAGAAGAGGAACGAGAGAAAACCAGGCAAGCCAACCAAGGTTGAACCGGGGGAAGGAGAAAGCCACCAGAACCCCACTTAACCCGGAAAGCAATAAAGCATAGATAATAGATGACTTCTTCCGCATCTTTCCTTGCATAGGAGACAAAAAATAACCATCGGCTTCAGAGAGCTTGCCGATGGCGTTATCTCAAGAGGTAGCTACTATCCAGGCGTCTTTAAACCCCTCCTTTATCCTCAGCGTATCTCTAAGGGAAATAGCCTCTATCCGGTTTTTGAATCTACCCACCCGAACCTTGTACACCCTCCTCCCTTTTTCTTCAACCATCTTCACAAAGGCGGAATACCCCTTTCTCTTGAGCCTATCCCTCAAAGAAAGTGCCTCCCGTTTCGAACGGGTGGAAGCAACCTGGACCGCATAATACCTCTTTTTAACCTTCGGTTTCGAAGGAGCAAGGGATGGCTTTTCCTCTTTTTTCGCTGGTGACTGAGGCTTTCCCCCAGGAGTAACGGTTTTTCCCGCTTTCTTCCCTTCCATCAACTTGAAATAGCCAAACTCTTTTGTCTTTTTGGGCTCTTCTTTTTTAGGAAGGGCAACAACCGAGGGAGGGGGGATCTCCTTAGTCTCCAATTTCTGCGCCTTCGAGGCTATCTTATTCGCCTCAGCCTCCAAACGAGCAGCATCCCTCCCCACCTTTACCCCCACGAGAAAGAACACACCACAGATGACAACCGCCAAGAAAAAGAGGAAGATCAGCTGTTTGTTATCTAATTGGATCTCATAATAATCCTTCTTCTCTTCCTCCACCTTATTCACCTCCAGTTTTTCTCATTCCTCAGCGATTATTATCGCCGCTTTCTTCTCCTTCTTCGCTTTAAACATTGCCTGATCCGCCTTATTTACCAGGCTCTTTTTGGTGAGTCCGTGGCGGGGATAGCTGGCTATGCCAAAGGCGGCTGTGATGTATGTGGGCTTTGTCCCGGGAAAAACAAAAGGGGTACTCTCGAGACTATCCTTTATCCTTTCAGCAGCTCGAAAGGCACCTTCCGCTGCAGTGCCCGGAAGGACAACACAGAACTCATCTCCCCCATACCTCACTACCCGGTCTATACTCCTTACCTCCCTTATTATCCGCGATGCCACTGCACCGAGCATCCTGCTCCCAATAGCATGACCATAGAGCTCGTTAACCCTTTTGAAATTGTTCAAATCGATAAATATTATCGAAAGAACCAACCCGTAACGCTCACAACGGCTTATCTCTTCCTCTATATAGCGTTCAAAAAATCTCCGATTATAGGCGTTAGTAACATCATCCTTGATAACCAG
It includes:
- the groL gene encoding chaperonin GroEL (60 kDa chaperone family; promotes refolding of misfolded polypeptides especially under stressful conditions; forms two stacked rings of heptamers to form a barrel-shaped 14mer; ends can be capped by GroES; misfolded proteins enter the barrel where they are refolded when GroES binds); this translates as MAKKLTFGEDARRAIMDGIDKLANTVKVTLGPKGRNVVLEKKFGSPTITKDGVTVAKEIELEDPVENIGAQLVREVASKTSDVAGDGTTTATVLAQAIFKEGYKNVTAGANPMALKRGIDKAVDTVIKKLKEMAKEVKGDAIAQVGTVAANNDRSIGEIIAQAMEKVGKDGVITVEEAKGIETSLEVVEGMQFDRGYLSPYFVTDAERMECVLENPYILLYEKKISSMRDLLPVLEQVAKEGKPILVIAEDVEGEALATLVVNKLRGTLSCAAVKAPGFGERRKAMLQDIAILTGGKVISEDIGIKLENVRIEDLGRAKKVVIDKENTTIIEGAGKPEDIEGRVKQIKKEIETTTSDYDREKLQERLAKLVGGVAVIKVGAATETEMKEKKARVEDAM
- a CDS encoding co-chaperone GroES yields the protein MKIKPLHDRVLIKRLEKKEEVRGGIIIPDTAKEKPMEGEVIAVGEGRVLDDGKVRPVDVKVGDKVLVGKYSGTEIKIDDEEYLIVREDEILGVIE
- a CDS encoding PBP1A family penicillin-binding protein, which gives rise to MRLVDWLKEKFGLSQTGSIFLILLVLSITSGAIGGYILAHYTNVERITALENYRPSVITIIYDSKDNPISQFALEKRIVIPFSEIPKNFINAVIAAEDDSFYHHIGIDPVSILRAIYKDIIHLRKVQGASTITQQLARNLFLTPKKTFTRKIKEALYAIQIENHYTKRKILELYCNQVYLGYNRFGIEAAARYYFGKKAKDLTLAECAAIAGLIKAPAIYSPFRYPSRAVKRRNMVLDLMVKEGFITKAQADKAKKEPLILRKRGAEEGSVAPYFVEEVRKFLEKRFGRKATYRGGLRVYTTLDSKLQRIANKAVEDGVRALDKREGFRGGYRNIIKEGLSPKEFWLKEWNRPLVKGRIVRGLILSVKANKALVKIGRDEFPIGRYEVVWTHHSDLRKLFKPGDLVPFRIEDVSAKGKIRLSLEQDPLVNGALVAIEVGTGRIRAMVGGIDFEKSKFNRATQGKRQTGSAFKPFVYAAALDSGLTASTTVFDEPATFYDPYTNEPYEPSNYHNRYFGVVTLREALEKSLNVATIKIELKVGVDKVVKYAKRCGITENIQPFLSIGLGSFEVTPLEMTAAYSVFPNQGVWVEPYFIEKITDTEGNILYTHTPKTKQALSADTAFLTHKLLEGVVLRGTAAAAASLGLPLAGKTGTTNDYTDAWFIGYSPNLVCGVWVGFDEKKTLGPNESGARAALPIWMEFMKNALVGKPIGNFSIPPGIVFRRIDRRTGLLATPLCPPQDIILEAYREGTEPVKFCGEEYHRNLKLPYYLQEKLVDIY
- the prfB gene encoding peptide chain release factor 2; this encodes MSLRGRQRNLEAIFDQDELGRRINALQDKLLVREIWNNKEEAVRLLKEKKQLEERLDVARKLNDLIGEIEVMLELADEGEEVTEDIEERLKVLEEELNQAEINLILNEENDENNAILTIHPGAGGTESQDWASMLLRMYLRWAERRGFEAKVMDYLPGEEAGLKSATVSIKGRYAYGYLKGESGVHRLVRISPFDASRRRHTSFASVFVYPELDEEIKIEINEKDLKIETFRASGHGGQHVNVTDSAVRITHLPTGIVVQCQNERSQHQNKAFALKVLKARLYERARQEKLKEKEKLEKGKKDISFGSQIRSYVLHPYQMIKDHRTGLEIGDATRVLDGDIDPFIQSYLRLLARKRS
- the lnt gene encoding apolipoprotein N-acyltransferase, translating into MRKKSSIIYALLLSGLSGVLVAFSFPRFNLGWLAWFSLVPLLVMGWFTPPKRAFFAALAGGGVSYLLSVYWLAPVMTHYGRLPQSVGILIMLILVLYLAAYWAFFALIFSFIGRRLGEWVFLIAPFVWVGFEYLRNYIVTGFPWILLAHSQYRFLHLIQISDIFGAYGVSFLIVLVNGVLSLSLLRRFRSKRYFALLVGTAILIIIVLIYGAVRLKTVFASPERIRIALVQGNAEQDKLLSGAYVEELARVHLALTARAARFGSEFIIWPESNIPLNFSTSPVFNRLMRDEARRYNAFFLFGSVDVREKEGKKRYYNSAFLINPEGEVVGRYDKVHLVPFGEYVPKKRLFFFAGKLTAEVSDFSPGERLTLLEVKGHRFAVPICFEIIFPNLVRSFVKEGAEFIVTITNDAWFGRTSAPYQHFITAVFRAVECRRFVARAANTGISGIIDPYGRIIKQTPIFKKALVIGEIAPSTYTTFYVRYGDILPLCSLFMVIFVLIYSLKRKEDKSAYR
- a CDS encoding SPOR domain-containing protein gives rise to the protein MEEEKKDYYEIQLDNKQLIFLFFLAVVICGVFFLVGVKVGRDAARLEAEANKIASKAQKLETKEIPPPSVVALPKKEEPKKTKEFGYFKLMEGKKAGKTVTPGGKPQSPAKKEEKPSLAPSKPKVKKRYYAVQVASTRSKREALSLRDRLKRKGYSAFVKMVEEKGRRVYKVRVGRFKNRIEAISLRDTLRIKEGFKDAWIVATS